From a region of the Vicia villosa cultivar HV-30 ecotype Madison, WI unplaced genomic scaffold, Vvil1.0 ctg.002848F_1_1, whole genome shotgun sequence genome:
- the LOC131639905 gene encoding uncharacterized protein LOC131639905 yields the protein MPFTKYEQEGVHTLLQFYNPSLRCFTFTDYLLVPTLEEYSLFLGVPVKKEEVPYYGTMEAPTSIEISKALYLSKSVVEANLTKKGGCFGFRMEFLVKRGCDAAEAKEWNTFRAILALSIYGIMMFSNVPDFVDMNAIHVFILQNPVPTLLGDVYHSIHHKNSQKGGLVRFCAPLLYRWFRSHLPERVAFIDNRHTSKWAERIMGLRAKDIVWYNRALDDMEVIMSCGKFKNVPLMGLRGGINYNPVLARRTFGYAFISPPEQTEIAENIFYHVATNIGQMAEAVQAWKSICWRDKKHFGQRDCATYEDYTEWVKAVANTQGMPFPPKDPLYLPAELEELYARGSTSQKRPRVTIDPKSTESQEKKLKEHYEAQLADLTERL from the exons ATGCCATTCACCAAGTATGAGCAAGAGGGAGTTCATACCCTGCTTCAGTTCTACAATCCTTCTCTGCGTTGTTTCACGTTCACCGACTATCTCTTGGTTCCCACATTGGAGGAGTATTCTCTTTTCCTCGGTGTTCCGGTCAAAAAGGAAGAAGTCCCGTACTATGGCACCATGGAGGCCCCTACGTCCATTGAAATttctaaggctctttatttgagcaagtcggtCGTGGAAGCAAATCTCACCAAGAAAGGAGGATGCTTTGGTTTTCGTATGGAATTTCTGGTTAAAAGGGGTTGCGATGCTGCTGAAGCAAAAGAATGGAACACATTTAGGGCTATCCTGGCTCTAAGTATCTATGGTATCATGATGTTCTCAAACGTGCccgactttgttgatatgaatgccATTCACGTATTCATTCTGCAGAATCCGGTTCCTACACTTTTGGGGGACGTTTATCACTCCATCCATCATAAGAATAGTCAAAAGGGAGGTTTGGTTAGATTCTGTGCCCCGTTGTTATATCGTTGGTTCAGGTCGCATTTGCCTGAGCGTGTTGCTTTCATTGATAATAGACACACATCTAAGTGGGCTGAGAGGATTATGGGGCTGAGGGCTAAAGATATTGTCTGGTACAATAGAGCTTTAGATGACATGGAAGTTATTATGAGTTGCGGAAAGTTCAAAAACGTACCTCTCATGGGTCTTAGGGGCGGAATCAACTATAACCCCGTCCTAGCTAGAAGAACATTTGGGTATGCTTTTATCAGTCCACCTGAGCAAACAGAGATAGCTGAGAACATTTTCTATCATGTAGCCACCAACATTGGACAGATGGCAGAAGCTGTGCAAGCCTGGAAAAGTATTTGCTGGAGAGATAAGAAGCATTTTGGTCAGAGAGATTGTGCAACTTATGAAGACTATACTGAGTGGGTCAAGGCTGTGGCTAACACCCAAGGGATGCCTTTCCCTCCTAAGGATCCCTTATATCTCCCTGCTG agcttgaagaattgtATGCTAGAGGAAGTACTTCTCAGAAAAGGCCAAGAGTGACTATAGACCCTAAATCTACTGAATCTCAAGAGAAGAAGCTGAAAGAACATTACGAGGCTCAGTTGGCAGATTTGACTGAAAGACTCTAG